From Amphritea atlantica, a single genomic window includes:
- a CDS encoding carboxylating nicotinate-nucleotide diphosphorylase, whose protein sequence is MANPPLLSDITATVRTALAEDIGDGDITARLIPAAQQAKARVISRQDAVICGVEWVNEVFRQVDDSVRIHWLVSDGDTVSADQTLFELEGSARSLLTGERSALNFLQTLSATATISAYYASLVEGTGVKLLDTRKTIPGLRLAQKYAVTCGGCYNHRIGLYDAFLIKENHIMACGSIANAVATAKRNEPGKPVEVETESFEELQQALDAQADIVMLDNFDHAGLRLAVQKNKQHPTPAKLEASGGIDANTLRSIAETGVDYISIGLLTKDCKAVDLSMRFI, encoded by the coding sequence ATGGCCAACCCCCCACTGCTCAGTGATATCACTGCTACCGTTCGTACCGCGCTGGCGGAAGATATTGGTGACGGCGATATCACCGCCCGGCTGATTCCGGCAGCGCAACAGGCAAAAGCACGGGTTATCAGCCGCCAGGATGCGGTAATCTGTGGCGTCGAATGGGTCAACGAGGTGTTCCGCCAGGTGGATGACAGCGTCAGGATACACTGGCTGGTCAGTGACGGTGACACAGTGTCTGCCGATCAGACCCTGTTTGAACTGGAGGGATCCGCCCGCTCACTGCTGACCGGCGAGCGCAGCGCGCTGAACTTTCTGCAGACCCTCTCTGCCACTGCCACCATCAGCGCATACTATGCCTCACTGGTTGAAGGCACCGGTGTTAAGCTGCTGGACACCCGTAAAACCATTCCCGGACTACGTCTGGCGCAGAAATATGCAGTGACCTGCGGCGGCTGCTATAACCACCGCATAGGCCTCTATGATGCCTTTCTGATTAAAGAAAACCATATTATGGCCTGCGGCTCAATTGCCAACGCAGTAGCCACCGCGAAGCGCAACGAACCCGGCAAACCGGTAGAAGTTGAAACCGAGTCGTTTGAAGAATTGCAACAGGCGCTTGATGCCCAGGCCGATATTGTCATGCTGGATAACTTTGACCATGCCGGCCTGCGTCTGGCGGTGCAGAAAAACAAACAACATCCGACCCCGGCAAAACTGGAAGCGTCCGGTGGCATCGATGCCAACACACTGCGCAGTATTGCTGAAACCGGTGTAGACTATATCTCGATCGGTCTGCTGACCAAGGATTGTAAAGCCGTTGATCTGTCGATGCGGTTTATCTGA
- a CDS encoding prepilin-type N-terminal cleavage/methylation domain-containing protein — MKNTLKKQQGFTLIELMIVVAIIGILAAIAIPAYQDYVSKAKFQDNISSVAAVETAISLCLQENNGIGTSCDTAAELSLTLPNDADMKYAGAVTLTASTGAVNFTADAEAGGYTYINTPAVGNSIISWTQSGTCEGAGFCKE; from the coding sequence ATGAAAAACACACTTAAGAAGCAACAAGGCTTCACCCTGATTGAATTGATGATTGTTGTCGCGATTATCGGTATTCTGGCTGCGATTGCTATTCCTGCTTATCAGGATTATGTATCTAAAGCTAAGTTTCAAGATAATATAAGTTCAGTTGCTGCGGTTGAAACAGCGATATCTTTATGTCTCCAAGAGAATAACGGTATAGGTACATCATGTGATACTGCTGCTGAACTAAGCTTAACCTTACCTAACGATGCAGATATGAAATATGCTGGAGCTGTTACACTTACGGCTTCTACTGGAGCAGTAAACTTTACAGCTGACGCCGAAGCTGGCGGGTATACTTATATCAATACACCGGCAGTAGGAAATTCAATTATTTCTTGGACTCAGAGTGGTACTTGTGAAGGCGCTGGCTTCTGTAAAGAGTAA